A window of Rhododendron vialii isolate Sample 1 chromosome 13a, ASM3025357v1 contains these coding sequences:
- the LOC131312603 gene encoding transcription factor bHLH112-like: MAEDFQAGVCNSTWWNLPKSPLGYWPSSHDHLVEMSNARSSDDSGGSVVSDQQPDSGGGVWMDSSALEMMGINGISSPTSPTTTDWNHTLFGRRESDYNSRMIQEDHMNPRLDFGQETGSDCPSKIQKEWSTGTTTNGFNQTNQDFSVLDHQSSHGLIPSILLQTLFDSTNPQPQQSPLFDNRSTKYSDEFPPLEKFSPLVLKGSFTKQPAVSNPLNLTTTSPFWNTSNASVKDTRAGFLPSVQTQFLPSTFEEKSIRPNLIAKANNEGVQDSCNKKSSGGPVFKRPRIETPSPLPTFKVRKEKLGDRITALQQLVSPFGKTDTASVLQEAIEYVKFLHDQVNVLSTPYMQNGAPVHHHQQMFDKLNNTEGTKPDLRSRGLCLVPISSTFPVANETPVDFWTPTFGGTYR, encoded by the exons atggcAGAAGACTTTCAAGCTGGGGTTTGCAACTCAACGTGGTGGAATTTACCGAAAAGCCCACTTGGGTACTGGCCGAGTAGTCACGACCATCTGGTGGAGATGAGTAACGCTAGGTCTAGCGATGACTCCGGCGGCTCGGTGGTTTCCGACCAGCAACCGGATTCCGGCGGCGGCGTTTGGATGGATTCTTCTGCCTTGGAAATGATGGGTATTAATGGTATTTCATCACCAACATCACCTACAACAACTGATTGGAACCATACTCTATT cggaagaagggaaagtgaTTACAATTCTCGAATGATACAAGAAGATCACATGAATCCAAGGCTGGATTTCGGGCAAGAAACCGGGTCGGATTGTCCATCTAAAATCCAAAAGGAGTGGAGTACTGGTACTACTACAAATGGATTCAACCAAACAAATCAAGATTTTTCAGTACTAGACCATCAATCTTCACATGGTTTAATCCCTTCAATATTGCTACAAACCCTATTTGATAGTACCAATCCTCAACCACAACAATCTCCTCTATTCGACAACCGGTCCACGAAATATTCAGACGAATTTCCTCCTTTGGAAAAATTCTCTCCCTTGGTACTAAAAGGTTCGTTCACAAAACAACCCGCGGTTAGCAATCCATTGAATTTAACAACCACATCGCCTTTCTGGAATACCTCCAATGCATCTGTAAAAGATACCCGCGCTGGCTTTCTTCCTTCAGTTCAAACACAGTTTCTTCCATCAACGTTTGAGGAGAAATCCATTCGCCCCAACCTCATTGCGAAG GCTAATAATGAAGGGGTTCAAGACTCTTGTAATAAAAAAAGTAGTGGTGGACCTGTATTCAAAAGACCGCGAATTGAAACACCATCGCCATTACCCACTTTCAAG GTCCGAAAAGAGAAGCTAGGGGACCGAATAACTGCTCTCCAACAACTGGTTTCTCCTTTTGGAAAG ACGGATACCGCATCAGTTCTCCAAGAAGCTATTGAGTACGTCAAATTCCTCCATGATCAAGTGAAT GTTTTAAGTACCCCATACATGCAAAATGGAGCTCCCGTGCACCACCACCAACAG atgTTTGATAAACTGAATAACACTGAAGGGACAAAACCAGACTTGAGAAGCCGCGGGCTTTGTCTGGTGCCGATATCAAGTACTTTTCCGGTTGCCAATGAGACCCCAGTTGATTTTTGGACACCAACATTTGGAGGGACATACAGGTAG
- the LOC131312605 gene encoding U-box domain-containing protein 8 yields the protein MDPDDFKCPISLEIMSDPVILSSGHTFDRSSIERWLDSGHRTCPITQLPLSEPPSLIPNHALRSLISNYTPAPLPKPQSHPHPPPQTLVSTLTSPSSPITSKLNSLDQLTKLSKRDSALRRWLTESGAVSAVLDCVDSPDSNLQHKALNLLLNLSLDDDNKVGLVAEGAIGRVVAALRGGGTVPPELRAVAATTLTSLAVVEVNKATIGAYPYAIRALVSLLREGNGREKKEAATALYAICSFPGNRVRAVECGAVPVLIGLAGAGMERAVEVLGLLAKCKEGREKMVEVSDCIRVLVRVLRNGSSRGVQYALMTLTLLCSNSKDVCLEVLKAGVVEICVNLLGIDNEKVRRNASSLIQVLRGKRSMGC from the coding sequence atggatcCCGACGACTTCAAGTGCCCGATTTCCCTAGAGATAATGTCGGACCCTGTTATACTCTCGTCGGGCCATACCTTCGACCGGTCGTCAATCGAACGGTGGTTAGACTCCGGCCACCGTACCTGCCCAATTACCCAACTTCCCCTCTCCGAACCCCCTTCTCTCATCCCCAACCACGCCCTCCGCAGCCTGATTTCCAATTATACCCCCGCACCTCTCCCAAAACCACAGTCCCACCCTCACCCTCCCCCGCAAACCCTAGTCTCAACCCTAACCTCCCCTTCCTCCCCCATCACCTCCAAGCTCAACTCGCTCGACCAACTCACTAAACTCTCCAAGCGCGACTCGGCCCTCCGCCGCTGGCTCACCGAGTCCGGCGCAGTCTCGGCCGTGCTCGACTGTGTCGACTCGCCCGACTCCAATCTGCAGCACAAGGCCCTTAATTTGCTTTTGAATTTGAGTCTGGATGATGATAATAAAGTGGGTTTGGTGGCCGAGGGCGCGATTGGCCGCGTCGTCGCCGCCCTGCGCGGCGGGGGCACGGTGCCGCCCGAGTTGCGGGCCGTGGCGGCGACCACGCTGACGAGCCTGGCCGTCGTGGAGGTGAACAAGGCGACCATCGGGGCATACCCGTACGCGATTCGGGCCCTTGTTTCCCTCCTCAGAGAGGGTAACGGTAGGGAAAAGAAAGAGGCTGCCACGGCCTTGTATGCTATATGCTCGTTTCCGGGTAACCGGGTACGGGCCGTGGAGTGCGGGGCGGTGCCCGTTTTGATTGGTTTGGCCGGGGCTGGTATGGAGCGGGCTGTTGAGGTACTGGGTTTGTTGGCAAAGTGTAAGGAAGGTAGAGAAAAGATGGTGGAAGTGAGTGATTGCATTAGGGTTTTGGTTCGTGTGTTGAGAAATGGGAGCTCTAGAGGGGTGCAGTATGCACTGATGACACTTACTCTGTTGTGTAGTAATAGTAAGGATGTGTGTTTGGAGGTTTTGAAAGCGGGGGTTGTTGAGATATGTGTGAATTTGTtggggattgataatgagaaggtTAGGAGGAATGCTTCGAGTTTGATTCAGGTTCTCCGGGGGAAGCGGTCGATGGGTTGTTGA
- the LOC131313100 gene encoding G-type lectin S-receptor-like serine/threonine-protein kinase RKS1 isoform X5 — translation MSHDTKLLCSIFLLLLQYQFKFCTPTDTINTTQSLKDGDLLISSNQTFALGFFTPGKSTNRYLGIWYNKVSEQTFVWVANRGVPINDTSCSLSFDVTGNLVITGPDQSNPVWSTNVSDPTVAKNSSAQLLDSGNLVVLDSNGVVVWQSFDYPTDTLLPNLRFGVNRKTGLNRFLTSWKSGDDPGLGEYSLKMVLNGSPQMFLYKGTGPVWRAGSWIGRRFSGIPEMTFNYIKDNYVENQEEVTLSYSFRDPSIISRLVLNESGTLQWLTWRDNEHRWVEIYAGPKKPCDSYNYCGPNGNCNPSNIGMGQFECTCLPAFEPKSARDWYLRDGSGGCVRKRGGHVCGSGEGFEKVPLVKVPNTWTAHVDRGVTWQKECELECLRNCSCNAYASADVSRGDSGCVMWHGDLMDSRVFSSGGQDLYIRVDAVELGITEQQHLLFSPDTTTSLEASSMGKHFDESGTNPELPYFDLSIIVSATNNFSLDNKLGEGGFGTVYKGRLPNGQEIAVKRLAKNSGQGAEEFKTEVTLIAKLQHRNLVRLLGYCIQKDEKVLIYEYLPNKGLNSFIFDRTKGSSIDWKMRFNIVLGIARGLLYLHQDSRLRIIHRDLKASNVLLDAEMNPKISDFGMAKIFGKDQIEANTNRVVGTYGYMSPEYAMEGLFSVKSDVFSFGVLLLEIITGRKNSSYIQDNSVNLIGHVWSLWQEGRAVEIVRSWMTESDSDKEVLRCIHIALLCVEESANDRPNMSEVAFMLCNETALPPPKQPAFIFKGADNRPDTSSSARAGAVSINDVTLSAIQAR, via the exons ATGTCTCATGATACTAAGCTCCTCTGTTCCATTTTCCTACTCCTCCTTCAATACCAATTCAAATTTTGCACCCCCACTGACACCATAAACACCACCCAGTCTCTGAAAGATGGTGACTTGCTCATCTCCAGCAATCAAACCTTTGCCCTGGGGTTCTTTACCCCCGGAAAATCGACAAACCGGTACCTCGGAATATGGTACAACAAGGTTTCCGAGCAGACCTTTGTCTGGGTCGCCAACAGGGGCGTCCCAATCAACGACACATCCTGTTCCCTCTCATTTGACGTCACGGGAAACCTCGTCATAACCGGTCCAGACCAGAGCAATCCGGTCTGGTCTACAAATGTTTCGGATCCGACGGTGGCGAAAAACTCCTCGGCTCAGCTACTGGATTCAGGAAATTTGGTGGTGCTTGATAGCAATGGGGTAGTTGTGTGGCAGAGCTTTGATTATCCTACGGATACTTTGCTTCCCAACTTGAGATTCGGTGTGAACCGGAAAACCGGTCTGAACCGGTTCCTGACATCATGGAAGTCAGGCGATGACCCGGGACTCGGGGAGTACTCTTTGAAAATGGTCCTTAACGGGTCTCCTCAAATGTTTCTGTACAAGGGTACGGGACCGGTTTGGCGGGCGGGTTCGTGGATAGGGCGCAGGTTTAGCGGTATACCCGAGATGACATTTAACTACATCAAGGACAACTACGTCGAAAATCAGGAGGAGGTAACTTTGAGTTACTCTTTTCGTGACCCCTCGATTATCTCACGATTGGTGCTCAATGAATCTGGGACGCTCCAGTGGTTGACGTGGAGAGATAACGAGCATAGATGGGTTGAGATTTACGCAGGTCCAAAAAAACCCTGCGACTCCTACAACTACTGTGGCCCAAACGGTAACTGCAACCCGTCCAACATAGGCATGGGCCAGTTCGAATGCACGTGCTTGCCCGCGTTTGAGCCCAAGTCGGCACGCGACTGGTACTTGAGGGACGGGTCGGGCGGGTGCGTGAGGAAGAGGGGCGGGCACGTGTGCGGGAGCGGCGAGGGCTTCGAGAAGGTGCCACTTGTGAAGGTGCCAAACACGTGGACGGCACATGTGGATAGGGGTGTGACGTGGCAAAAAGAGTGTGAGTTGGAGTGCTTGAGGAACTGCTCGTGCAATGCGTATGCAAGTGCGGATGTTTCTCGCGGGGACAGTGGATGCGTGATGTGGCATGGAGATTTAATGGACTCCAGAGTGTTTTCAAGTGGGGGCCAGGATTTATACATTCGGGTTGATGCAGTTGAATTAG GAATAACAGAACAACAACATTTATTATTTAGTCCCGACACTACAACATCCCTTGAAGCCTCCTCAATGGGAAAACACTTTGATGAAAGTGGCACGAATCCAGAATTACCATATTTTGACCTAAGCATCATTGTCTCAGCCACTAACAATTTTTCGTTGGATAACAAGCTTGGTGAAGGTGGATTTGGCACCGTGTATAAG GGTCGGCTACCTAATGGACAAGAAATCGCAGTCAAAAGGCTAGCAAAGAATTCAGGACAAGGGGCGGAGGAATTCAAGACCGAAGTTACATTGATTGCCAAACTGCAGCATAGGAACCTAGTGAGGTTGCTGGGATAttgcattcaaaaagatgagAAAGTGTTGATCTATGAGTACTTGCCAAACAAGGGCTTGAACTCTTTCATCTTTG ATAGGACAAAAGGCTCGTCTATAGATTGGAAAATGCGCTTCAACATTGTTTTGGGGATCGCTAGAGGGCTATTATACCTTCACCAAGACTCTAGACTAAGGATAATCCATAGGGACCTAAAAGCTAGCAATGTGTTACTAGATGCAGAAATGAATCCGAAAATATCGGATTTTGGTATGGCTAAAATTTTCGGAAAGGACCAGATCGAAGCTAATACAAACAGGGTGGTCGGAACATA CGGCTATATGTCACCTGAGTACGCAATGGAAGGGCTATTTTCAGTAAAATCTGATGTTTTCAGCTTCGGAGTTTTGCTCTTGGAGATCATTACTGGCAGGAAGAACAGCAGCTATATTCAGGACAATTCTGTGAACTTAATTGGGCAT GTTTGGAGCTTGTGGCAAGAAGGCCGGGCTGTGGAAATAGTTCGTTCATGGATGACCGAATCAGATTCGGATAAAGAAGTTCTCAGGTGCATTCACATCGCCCTGTTGTGCGTGGAAGAATCAGCCAACGATAGGCCAAATATGTCGGAAGTTGCTTTCATGTTGTGCAACGAAACAGCACTGCCTCCCCCTAAGCAGCCTGCTTTCATCTTCAAAGGAGCTGACAACAGGCCGGACACGTCCTCATCGGCAAGGGCTGGAGCAGTTTCTATAAATGATGTTACGCTTTCGGCTATTCAAGCTAGATAG
- the LOC131313100 gene encoding G-type lectin S-receptor-like serine/threonine-protein kinase RKS1 isoform X4, translating to MSHDTKLLCSIFLLLLQYQFKFCTPTDTINTTQSLKDGDLLISSNQTFALGFFTPGKSTNRYLGIWYNKVSEQTFVWVANRGVPINDTSCSLSFDVTGNLVITGPDQSNPVWSTNVSDPTVAKNSSAQLLDSGNLVVLDSNGVVVWQSFDYPTDTLLPNLRFGVNRKTGLNRFLTSWKSGDDPGLGEYSLKMVLNGSPQMFLYKGTGPVWRAGSWIGRRFSGIPEMTFNYIKDNYVENQEEVTLSYSFRDPSIISRLVLNESGTLQWLTWRDNEHRWVEIYAGPKKPCDSYNYCGPNGNCNPSNIGMGQFECTCLPAFEPKSARDWYLRDGSGGCVRKRGGHVCGSGEGFEKVPLVKVPNTWTAHVDRGVTWQKECELECLRNCSCNAYASADVSRGDSGCVMWHGDLMDSRVFSSGGQDLYIRVDAVELAQYLKSQQHSRGKKGMVAAIAASVSAVSLLAFCLICWLVVKKRTGITEQQHLLFSPDTTTSLEASSMGKHFDESGTNPELPYFDLSIIVSATNNFSLDNKLGEGGFGTVYKGRLPNGQEIAVKRLAKNSGQGAEEFKTEVTLIAKLQHRNLVRLLGYCIQKDEKVLIYEYLPNKGLNSFIFDRTKGSSIDWKMRFNIVLGIARGLLYLHQDSRLRIIHRDLKASNVLLDAEMNPKISDFGMAKIFGKDQIEANTNRVVGTYGYMSPEYAMEGLFSVKSDVFSFGVLLLEIITGRKNSSYIQDNSVNLIGHVWSLWQEGRAVEIVRSWMTESDSDKEVLRCIHIALLCVEESANDRPNMSEVAFMLCNETALPPPKQPAFIFKGADNRPDTSSSARAGAVSINDVTLSAIQAR from the exons ATGTCTCATGATACTAAGCTCCTCTGTTCCATTTTCCTACTCCTCCTTCAATACCAATTCAAATTTTGCACCCCCACTGACACCATAAACACCACCCAGTCTCTGAAAGATGGTGACTTGCTCATCTCCAGCAATCAAACCTTTGCCCTGGGGTTCTTTACCCCCGGAAAATCGACAAACCGGTACCTCGGAATATGGTACAACAAGGTTTCCGAGCAGACCTTTGTCTGGGTCGCCAACAGGGGCGTCCCAATCAACGACACATCCTGTTCCCTCTCATTTGACGTCACGGGAAACCTCGTCATAACCGGTCCAGACCAGAGCAATCCGGTCTGGTCTACAAATGTTTCGGATCCGACGGTGGCGAAAAACTCCTCGGCTCAGCTACTGGATTCAGGAAATTTGGTGGTGCTTGATAGCAATGGGGTAGTTGTGTGGCAGAGCTTTGATTATCCTACGGATACTTTGCTTCCCAACTTGAGATTCGGTGTGAACCGGAAAACCGGTCTGAACCGGTTCCTGACATCATGGAAGTCAGGCGATGACCCGGGACTCGGGGAGTACTCTTTGAAAATGGTCCTTAACGGGTCTCCTCAAATGTTTCTGTACAAGGGTACGGGACCGGTTTGGCGGGCGGGTTCGTGGATAGGGCGCAGGTTTAGCGGTATACCCGAGATGACATTTAACTACATCAAGGACAACTACGTCGAAAATCAGGAGGAGGTAACTTTGAGTTACTCTTTTCGTGACCCCTCGATTATCTCACGATTGGTGCTCAATGAATCTGGGACGCTCCAGTGGTTGACGTGGAGAGATAACGAGCATAGATGGGTTGAGATTTACGCAGGTCCAAAAAAACCCTGCGACTCCTACAACTACTGTGGCCCAAACGGTAACTGCAACCCGTCCAACATAGGCATGGGCCAGTTCGAATGCACGTGCTTGCCCGCGTTTGAGCCCAAGTCGGCACGCGACTGGTACTTGAGGGACGGGTCGGGCGGGTGCGTGAGGAAGAGGGGCGGGCACGTGTGCGGGAGCGGCGAGGGCTTCGAGAAGGTGCCACTTGTGAAGGTGCCAAACACGTGGACGGCACATGTGGATAGGGGTGTGACGTGGCAAAAAGAGTGTGAGTTGGAGTGCTTGAGGAACTGCTCGTGCAATGCGTATGCAAGTGCGGATGTTTCTCGCGGGGACAGTGGATGCGTGATGTGGCATGGAGATTTAATGGACTCCAGAGTGTTTTCAAGTGGGGGCCAGGATTTATACATTCGGGTTGATGCAGTTGAATTAG CCCAATATTTGAAGTCACAACAACACTCTCGTGGGAAGAAAGGAATGGTGGCAGCTATAGCGGCCTCAGTTTCTGCGGTTTCGCTTCTCGCATTCTGCTTAATTTGTTGGTTGGTGGTGAAGAAAAGAACAg GAATAACAGAACAACAACATTTATTATTTAGTCCCGACACTACAACATCCCTTGAAGCCTCCTCAATGGGAAAACACTTTGATGAAAGTGGCACGAATCCAGAATTACCATATTTTGACCTAAGCATCATTGTCTCAGCCACTAACAATTTTTCGTTGGATAACAAGCTTGGTGAAGGTGGATTTGGCACCGTGTATAAG GGTCGGCTACCTAATGGACAAGAAATCGCAGTCAAAAGGCTAGCAAAGAATTCAGGACAAGGGGCGGAGGAATTCAAGACCGAAGTTACATTGATTGCCAAACTGCAGCATAGGAACCTAGTGAGGTTGCTGGGATAttgcattcaaaaagatgagAAAGTGTTGATCTATGAGTACTTGCCAAACAAGGGCTTGAACTCTTTCATCTTTG ATAGGACAAAAGGCTCGTCTATAGATTGGAAAATGCGCTTCAACATTGTTTTGGGGATCGCTAGAGGGCTATTATACCTTCACCAAGACTCTAGACTAAGGATAATCCATAGGGACCTAAAAGCTAGCAATGTGTTACTAGATGCAGAAATGAATCCGAAAATATCGGATTTTGGTATGGCTAAAATTTTCGGAAAGGACCAGATCGAAGCTAATACAAACAGGGTGGTCGGAACATA CGGCTATATGTCACCTGAGTACGCAATGGAAGGGCTATTTTCAGTAAAATCTGATGTTTTCAGCTTCGGAGTTTTGCTCTTGGAGATCATTACTGGCAGGAAGAACAGCAGCTATATTCAGGACAATTCTGTGAACTTAATTGGGCAT GTTTGGAGCTTGTGGCAAGAAGGCCGGGCTGTGGAAATAGTTCGTTCATGGATGACCGAATCAGATTCGGATAAAGAAGTTCTCAGGTGCATTCACATCGCCCTGTTGTGCGTGGAAGAATCAGCCAACGATAGGCCAAATATGTCGGAAGTTGCTTTCATGTTGTGCAACGAAACAGCACTGCCTCCCCCTAAGCAGCCTGCTTTCATCTTCAAAGGAGCTGACAACAGGCCGGACACGTCCTCATCGGCAAGGGCTGGAGCAGTTTCTATAAATGATGTTACGCTTTCGGCTATTCAAGCTAGATAG